The Kiritimatiellia bacterium genome includes a window with the following:
- a CDS encoding rhamnogalacturonan acetylesterase → MAESGVFMETKIMAAVVCVLAAGALTPFCLAENKEMEIKISIAGDSTVASYKIERLAGWGQVLDKYFKDNVVIKNFALSGRSTKTFREKGDWKKLMDSKPDYILVQFGHNDSHAKTKPEATDAATDYKDNLGKFADEAQAAGAKMIFVTPMHRRTFKNGELADILKPYADAMKDVAKEKGLPCLDLHASSGKLLREQGEEKCKYMANDKGDRTHFSKAGAEKMAELIVEELKKSDSDLKKHLK, encoded by the coding sequence ATGGCAGAAAGCGGTGTTTTTATGGAAACAAAAATCATGGCGGCGGTTGTGTGTGTCCTTGCGGCGGGCGCGCTAACGCCTTTTTGTCTCGCGGAAAATAAAGAAATGGAAATAAAAATATCCATCGCCGGGGACTCGACGGTGGCTTCGTACAAGATAGAACGGTTAGCGGGGTGGGGACAGGTTCTGGATAAATATTTCAAGGACAATGTCGTTATCAAAAATTTCGCTCTCAGCGGCAGGAGCACCAAAACATTCCGGGAAAAAGGCGACTGGAAAAAATTAATGGATTCAAAACCCGACTATATACTCGTACAGTTCGGACATAACGATTCCCACGCCAAAACAAAGCCTGAAGCCACTGATGCCGCCACCGATTACAAGGACAACCTGGGAAAGTTTGCCGACGAAGCGCAGGCGGCCGGCGCCAAGATGATTTTCGTCACCCCCATGCACCGGCGCACTTTTAAGAACGGAGAACTTGCCGACATCTTGAAACCTTATGCGGATGCGATGAAGGACGTGGCCAAAGAAAAAGGGCTTCCCTGCCTGGACCTCCATGCTTCCAGCGGAAAACTCCTTCGGGAACAGGGCGAGGAAAAGTGTAAATATATGGCCAATGACAAGGGCGACCGAACGCATTTTTCAAAGGCCGGCGCGGAAAAAATGGCCGAACTCATAGTGGAAGAACTGAAAAAATCTGATTCGGACCTGAAAAAACATTTGAAATGA